One genomic segment of Paenibacillus durus includes these proteins:
- a CDS encoding MBL fold metallo-hydrolase produces MTHHYQQLSPHVIIMHAEHETDRPILAAITGERRTLLMDAGNSPAHAELFRRELKRRGVRLPEIMALTHWHWDHTFGMQAWGIPAAAHEETARALSLLRELDWSDGCLLSLISDGIISEESATDIRKEFGSGRDIRITEPDIRFRDRIEFDLGGVVCELVHVGGDHSADSCILHVREDRVLFLGDALGPSVYGGPRKYTSAAFLKLLSTAYGYNAHWIVESHGVPMSGEEFRRDLEGWGELAQVVERFGHDRERVIREMKDFLKSDQLPKDLLQGLDYFMAGLEPV; encoded by the coding sequence ATGACCCACCATTATCAACAGTTAAGCCCGCATGTCATCATCATGCATGCCGAGCATGAAACAGACCGCCCCATCCTTGCGGCTATAACAGGAGAGCGGCGAACGCTGCTCATGGATGCCGGCAATTCGCCGGCGCATGCGGAGCTGTTCCGCAGGGAGCTTAAGCGGCGCGGGGTCCGCCTGCCGGAAATTATGGCGCTGACCCACTGGCACTGGGACCATACCTTTGGCATGCAGGCCTGGGGGATTCCGGCAGCGGCCCATGAGGAAACCGCCCGGGCGCTGTCTTTGCTCCGGGAGCTGGACTGGTCGGACGGCTGTCTCTTGAGTTTGATCTCGGACGGGATCATCAGCGAAGAGAGCGCCACCGACATTCGCAAGGAGTTCGGCAGCGGCCGCGACATCCGCATCACTGAGCCGGATATTCGGTTCCGGGACCGGATCGAGTTTGATCTCGGCGGCGTTGTCTGCGAATTGGTGCATGTGGGAGGGGATCATTCCGCCGACAGCTGCATTTTGCATGTCCGGGAGGATCGGGTGCTGTTTCTGGGCGATGCGCTAGGACCTTCCGTGTACGGCGGTCCGCGCAAGTATACCAGCGCCGCCTTTTTGAAGCTGCTGTCTACCGCATACGGGTATAACGCGCACTGGATTGTGGAATCGCATGGGGTCCCGATGAGCGGGGAAGAGTTCCGCAGAGATTTGGAAGGTTGGGGGGAGCTGGCCCAGGTCGTGGAACGGTTCGGCCATGACCGGGAACGGGTGATACGGGAGATGAAGGACTTTTTGAAGTCGGATCAACTGCCCAAAGATCTGCTTCAGGGCCTGGACTATTTCATGGCAGGTTTGGAACCGGTGTGA
- the sdhB gene encoding succinate dehydrogenase iron-sulfur subunit codes for MAETAAATKNVKFIITRQDDPQSAPYTEEFNLPYRPGMNVISALMEIQRNPVNAKGDTTVPVCWESNCLEEVCGACSMVINGKPRQACAALIDNLEQPIRVEPMSTFPVVRDLVIDRTRMFNALKKVKAWIPIDGTYDLGPGPRMAEKKRQWAYELSKCMTCGVCLEACPNVNAKTDFIGPAAISQVRLFNAHPTGEMNADERLEALMTDGGIEGCGNSQNCVRACPKGIPLTTSIAEINKQTTKHMFKRWLGV; via the coding sequence ATGGCGGAAACAGCGGCAGCTACCAAAAACGTGAAATTTATCATCACCCGCCAGGACGATCCGCAGAGCGCGCCCTACACGGAGGAATTCAATCTTCCCTACCGTCCGGGGATGAACGTCATCAGCGCCCTGATGGAAATTCAGCGCAATCCGGTCAACGCCAAGGGCGACACCACAGTTCCCGTCTGCTGGGAATCGAACTGCCTGGAGGAGGTATGCGGCGCCTGCTCCATGGTCATCAACGGCAAACCGCGCCAGGCCTGCGCAGCCCTGATCGACAATCTGGAGCAGCCGATCCGCGTCGAGCCGATGAGTACCTTCCCGGTTGTTCGCGACCTCGTCATCGACCGTACCCGGATGTTTAACGCGCTTAAAAAGGTAAAAGCCTGGATTCCGATCGACGGAACGTACGACCTCGGTCCGGGTCCGCGCATGGCCGAGAAAAAGCGGCAGTGGGCCTACGAACTGTCCAAATGCATGACCTGCGGCGTCTGCCTGGAGGCCTGCCCGAATGTTAACGCGAAGACCGACTTTATTGGTCCGGCGGCTATTTCGCAGGTCCGCCTGTTCAACGCCCATCCGACGGGTGAGATGAACGCCGACGAACGGCTGGAGGCGCTGATGACGGATGGCGGCATCGAAGGCTGCGGCAACTCGCAGAACTGTGTCCGGGCCTGCCCGAAAGGCATCCCGCTTACGACCTCCATCGCCGAAATCAACAAGCAGACGACGAAGCATATGTTCAAGCGGTGGCTGGGCGTGTAA
- the sdhA gene encoding succinate dehydrogenase flavoprotein subunit, translating into MATADIIIVGGGLAGLMATIKAAEAGVHVHLFSLVPVKRSHSVCAQGGINGAVNTKGEGDSPWVHFDDTVYGGDFLANQPPVKAMCEAAPGIIHLMDRMGVMFNRTPEGLLDFRRFGGTKHHRTAYAGATTGQQLLYALDEQVRRWEVEGFVTKHENWEFLSAVIDDEGVCRGICAQDLRTMAIETFPADAVILASGGPGIIFGKTTNSVINTGTAASAVYQQGVHYANGEFIQIHPTAIPGDDKLRLMSESARGEGGRIWTYKDGKPWYFLEEKYPAYGNLVPRDIATREIFNVCVDQGLGINGENMVYLDLSHKDPKELDVKLGGIIEIYEKFMGDDPRKIPMKIFPAVHYSMGGMWVDYNQMTNIPGLFAAGECEYQYHGANRLGANSLVSAIFGGMVSGPKAVEYIKGLKKSVQDVSSSVFDGSRGVQQDKYESLLGMSGMENAYVLHKELGEWMTANMTVVRHNVKLEATIGKIKELKERYSNINMSDTSRWNNQGVAFTRQLWNMLELAEAMTLGALLRNESRGAHYKPEFPKRNDEEFLKTTKASWTPDGPRIAYEDVDVSLIPPRVRDYSKEK; encoded by the coding sequence ATGGCAACAGCCGATATCATTATCGTGGGCGGCGGCTTGGCCGGCCTGATGGCTACCATCAAGGCGGCGGAGGCCGGCGTTCATGTGCATCTGTTCTCGCTCGTTCCGGTCAAAAGATCGCACTCGGTCTGCGCACAGGGCGGCATCAACGGCGCCGTCAACACGAAGGGCGAAGGCGACTCGCCGTGGGTGCATTTTGACGACACCGTATATGGCGGGGATTTTCTCGCTAACCAGCCTCCGGTCAAGGCGATGTGCGAGGCGGCTCCCGGCATTATCCACCTCATGGACCGTATGGGCGTCATGTTCAACCGCACGCCGGAGGGACTGCTCGACTTCCGCCGGTTTGGCGGCACGAAGCATCACCGCACCGCCTATGCGGGCGCAACGACGGGTCAGCAGCTCTTGTACGCGCTTGATGAGCAGGTGCGCCGCTGGGAGGTCGAAGGCTTTGTAACGAAGCATGAGAACTGGGAATTTCTCTCCGCTGTGATCGACGACGAAGGTGTCTGCCGCGGCATCTGCGCCCAGGATTTGCGCACGATGGCAATTGAGACGTTCCCGGCGGACGCGGTCATTCTGGCGAGCGGCGGTCCGGGGATTATTTTCGGCAAGACGACCAACTCGGTCATCAACACTGGGACGGCCGCAAGCGCCGTGTACCAGCAGGGCGTACATTACGCGAATGGGGAGTTCATCCAGATTCATCCAACGGCCATTCCGGGCGACGACAAACTGCGGCTGATGAGCGAATCGGCGCGCGGCGAAGGGGGACGCATTTGGACTTATAAGGACGGCAAGCCGTGGTACTTCCTTGAGGAAAAATATCCGGCCTACGGCAACCTGGTGCCGCGCGATATCGCCACCCGCGAAATCTTCAACGTCTGCGTCGATCAGGGGCTCGGCATTAACGGCGAGAACATGGTCTATCTGGACCTGTCGCATAAAGATCCGAAGGAGCTGGACGTCAAGCTCGGAGGCATCATCGAGATTTACGAGAAATTCATGGGCGACGATCCGCGCAAAATCCCGATGAAAATCTTCCCCGCGGTCCACTACTCCATGGGCGGCATGTGGGTGGATTACAACCAGATGACGAATATTCCCGGCCTGTTTGCGGCGGGCGAATGCGAATACCAATATCACGGAGCTAACCGGCTGGGCGCAAACTCGCTGGTGTCGGCCATTTTCGGCGGCATGGTGTCGGGGCCAAAGGCTGTGGAATATATTAAGGGGCTTAAAAAATCGGTGCAGGACGTATCCTCTTCCGTATTCGACGGTTCCCGGGGTGTGCAGCAAGACAAATACGAATCGCTGCTTGGCATGAGCGGCATGGAGAACGCCTATGTCCTCCATAAGGAGCTGGGCGAGTGGATGACCGCCAACATGACGGTGGTCCGTCATAACGTGAAGCTTGAGGCGACCATAGGTAAAATCAAGGAACTGAAGGAGCGCTACTCTAACATCAACATGAGCGACACCTCACGCTGGAACAATCAGGGCGTCGCCTTTACCCGTCAGCTGTGGAACATGCTGGAGCTGGCGGAGGCGATGACGCTGGGCGCGCTGCTGCGCAACGAAAGCCGGGGCGCGCATTATAAACCGGAATTTCCGAAGCGCAATGACGAAGAGTTCCTGAAGACGACCAAGGCATCCTGGACACCGGACGGGCCGAGGATTGCGTACGAAGACGTCGATGTGTCGCTGATTCCTCCGCGGGTCCGCGACTACTCCAAGGAAAAATAA
- a CDS encoding succinate dehydrogenase cytochrome b558 subunit, which produces MRGFYSRKIHSLLGVIPLAFFFIEHMLTNFSAVEKGAAGFKDSVLWLNSLPLVFFLELLFIWLPLLYHGVYGLYIAYQSKPNLNRYNVERNWRYTLQRVSGIVTFIFIVWHLYETRVQVALGNVTHEELGGVMHDIVTQPWWLAFYIVGIVAACFHFANGLWSFLVSWGITIGPRSQRVSSYICMGLFVLVTFMFLLSLVTFRDSEFKTAEAIVQTVNTVIQ; this is translated from the coding sequence ATGAGAGGCTTCTACTCCAGAAAGATTCATTCCTTGCTCGGTGTAATTCCGCTCGCGTTCTTTTTCATCGAGCACATGCTGACGAATTTCTCGGCGGTGGAGAAGGGTGCTGCCGGCTTCAAAGACAGTGTGCTGTGGCTGAACAGCCTGCCGCTCGTCTTCTTCCTGGAATTATTGTTCATCTGGCTTCCCCTGCTGTACCATGGTGTCTACGGGCTGTATATCGCCTATCAGTCGAAGCCGAACCTGAACCGCTACAATGTTGAACGCAACTGGCGTTATACGCTTCAGCGGGTCAGCGGTATCGTCACTTTTATTTTTATCGTGTGGCATTTGTACGAAACCCGGGTGCAGGTGGCGCTCGGCAACGTTACGCATGAAGAGCTCGGCGGAGTGATGCATGATATCGTTACACAGCCGTGGTGGCTTGCCTTCTATATCGTCGGCATCGTTGCGGCCTGCTTCCATTTTGCCAATGGGCTGTGGTCTTTCCTTGTAAGTTGGGGCATCACGATCGGTCCCCGTTCGCAGCGGGTATCGTCCTATATATGCATGGGCCTGTTTGTCCTGGTGACGTTCATGTTCCTGCTGTCGCTCGTCACGTTCCGTGACAGCGAATTCAAGACCGCTGAGGCTATTGTCCAAACCGTAAATACTGTCATCCAATAA
- a CDS encoding LysR family transcriptional regulator, translated as MFDDLDIFAVVVEQSSLNRASRQLNLSQPALSRKISKLEERLGVTLFNRYGKRLELTEVGRLAYTYALEQRQQRFKFLEAIARFKQGEPLSVTLGASLTTIQTTLPPLVNAYMEKYPAAELKLITGKTHEIVTSVQEGRSEVGLIASATAESGLRCISLFDDQLRLVITEHHPLAGLPRLEMEHLTGLPMILFSKGTWYRRMTDDLFQRSGVQPDIRMEIDSFEAIIRLLPTIKAAALLPNSYLRPELLSGGGLVSLHIKELELTQRTTCLIYRDTGDLSAAARSLVRVTEEVFHEGRPAAL; from the coding sequence ATGTTTGACGACCTTGATATTTTTGCCGTTGTTGTAGAGCAGTCCAGCCTCAACCGCGCTTCCCGTCAACTAAATTTGTCACAGCCTGCCCTCTCGCGCAAAATCTCCAAACTGGAGGAGCGGCTCGGTGTCACACTGTTTAACCGCTATGGCAAAAGGCTCGAGCTGACCGAGGTCGGGCGGCTGGCATATACCTATGCTCTGGAGCAGCGGCAGCAGCGCTTTAAATTCCTGGAGGCGATCGCCAGATTCAAACAGGGCGAGCCGCTGTCCGTTACGCTGGGAGCCAGTCTGACTACGATTCAGACCACTTTGCCGCCTCTCGTAAACGCATACATGGAGAAATATCCCGCCGCCGAGTTGAAGCTGATTACAGGCAAGACACATGAGATCGTTACCTCGGTTCAGGAAGGACGGTCGGAGGTCGGCCTGATCGCTTCCGCCACTGCGGAATCCGGCCTGCGCTGCATTTCGTTGTTCGACGACCAGTTGCGGCTCGTCATCACAGAACATCACCCGCTCGCCGGGCTGCCCAGGCTTGAGATGGAGCATCTGACGGGTCTGCCGATGATCCTGTTCTCCAAGGGAACCTGGTACCGCCGCATGACGGACGACCTGTTCCAGCGCAGCGGCGTGCAGCCGGATATCCGTATGGAGATCGACTCTTTCGAGGCGATTATCCGGCTGCTCCCAACGATCAAGGCGGCGGCGCTGCTGCCCAATTCCTATCTTCGGCCGGAGCTGCTGTCGGGAGGGGGACTTGTCTCCCTGCATATCAAGGAGCTGGAACTGACCCAGCGGACCACCTGTCTGATATACCGCGATACCGGTGATTTAAGCGCGGCGGCGCGGAGTCTGGTGCGAGTGACGGAAGAAGTGTTTCATGAGGGAAGGCCGGCCGCTCTTTAA
- the thrS gene encoding threonine--tRNA ligase, translating to MEIKVTLPDGAIRRYPQGTTIEQVAGSISTGLKKQAVAGLLNGKPADLSEPIDHDSLLRLVMLDSTAGMEIYRHTAAHIMAQAIKRIYGPQAVKLGIGPVIEDGFYYDVDIEKPLTDSDLAAIEQEMENVIKEDLPIVHRVVSRDEAVRIFEELDEPLKLELIADLPQDAVISIYEQGEFSDLCRGPHLPSTGRIKAFKLLSVAGAYWRGDSGNKMLQRIYGTAFPKKSQLDEHLLFLEEAKKRDHRKLGKELELFMFSEEAPGMPFYLPNGMTIRNELENFARELQIQRGYNEVRTPLMMNNRLWEQSGHWDHYKDNMYFTNVDETKYALKPMNCPGHMLVYKNNLHSYRELPIRLSEFGQVHRHELSGALGGMMRVRTFCQDDAHLFVLPEQIEEEIGRIIEMIDHIYQVFGFQYTVELSTRPEDSMGSEELWNEAEQALRKCLEASGIPYRLNEGDGAFYGPKIDFHILDALKRSWQCGTIQLDFQMPEKFDLSYIGEDSQKHRPVVIHRAVYGSLDRFMGIITEHYAGAFPLWLAPVQAKILPVSEKFSGYACEVKKSLEDAGIRADMDLRDEKLGYKIREAQLQRTPYMLILGENELSSGNVSVRKRGEGDLGSRSLAELIGQMTEEIRDKQ from the coding sequence ATGGAAATCAAAGTAACTTTACCGGATGGCGCAATAAGGAGGTACCCGCAAGGCACGACAATTGAACAAGTGGCGGGGTCCATCAGTACGGGACTGAAAAAACAGGCCGTAGCAGGATTGCTCAACGGGAAGCCAGCGGATCTGAGTGAACCGATCGATCATGACAGCCTCCTGCGGCTGGTTATGCTGGACAGCACAGCAGGAATGGAAATCTACAGACACACCGCAGCGCATATTATGGCCCAGGCCATTAAACGCATATACGGCCCCCAAGCGGTCAAGCTCGGTATCGGGCCGGTGATCGAAGATGGATTCTATTACGACGTCGATATAGAGAAGCCGCTGACTGACAGCGATCTTGCGGCAATCGAGCAAGAGATGGAGAACGTGATCAAAGAGGATCTCCCCATCGTACACCGGGTTGTCAGCCGCGACGAAGCCGTTCGCATATTCGAAGAGCTCGATGAGCCGCTCAAGCTGGAATTGATCGCGGATCTGCCCCAGGATGCTGTTATCAGCATCTACGAGCAGGGCGAATTCTCCGATCTGTGCCGCGGGCCCCATCTTCCGTCGACAGGCCGTATCAAGGCATTCAAGCTGCTAAGCGTGGCGGGGGCTTACTGGCGGGGAGACTCCGGCAATAAGATGCTTCAGCGCATTTACGGAACCGCGTTTCCGAAAAAATCGCAGCTGGATGAGCATCTGCTGTTCCTTGAGGAAGCCAAAAAGCGCGACCACCGCAAGCTCGGAAAGGAGCTCGAACTGTTCATGTTCTCCGAGGAAGCGCCGGGAATGCCTTTTTATCTGCCGAACGGGATGACGATTCGTAACGAGCTGGAGAATTTTGCGCGGGAATTGCAAATACAGCGGGGCTATAACGAAGTGCGCACGCCGCTGATGATGAATAACCGGCTGTGGGAGCAGTCCGGGCATTGGGATCACTACAAGGACAATATGTATTTTACCAATGTGGATGAAACAAAATATGCCCTCAAACCGATGAACTGCCCGGGCCATATGCTTGTTTACAAGAATAATCTGCATTCCTACCGTGAACTGCCCATCCGGCTGTCGGAATTCGGACAGGTGCACCGCCATGAGCTGTCCGGAGCGCTCGGCGGGATGATGCGGGTCCGCACCTTCTGCCAGGATGACGCGCACCTGTTCGTGCTGCCGGAGCAGATCGAGGAGGAGATTGGCCGCATCATAGAAATGATCGACCATATTTACCAGGTCTTCGGCTTCCAGTACACTGTCGAGCTGTCGACGCGGCCGGAAGATTCCATGGGCTCCGAAGAGCTGTGGAACGAAGCGGAACAGGCTTTGCGAAAGTGTCTGGAGGCCAGCGGCATTCCATACCGCCTGAATGAAGGAGACGGGGCATTCTACGGTCCGAAGATTGATTTTCATATCCTCGACGCGCTGAAACGGAGCTGGCAGTGCGGGACCATCCAGCTTGATTTCCAGATGCCTGAGAAATTCGATCTCTCCTATATCGGTGAAGATAGCCAGAAGCATCGTCCGGTCGTCATCCACCGCGCCGTGTACGGGTCGCTTGACCGGTTCATGGGAATTATCACCGAGCATTACGCAGGTGCCTTCCCGCTCTGGCTAGCGCCGGTTCAGGCCAAGATTCTGCCTGTTTCGGAGAAGTTTAGCGGATATGCCTGCGAGGTGAAGAAGTCGCTGGAAGACGCCGGTATCCGCGCCGACATGGACCTTAGAGACGAGAAGCTGGGCTACAAAATCCGCGAAGCCCAGCTGCAAAGAACGCCGTATATGCTCATTCTCGGCGAGAACGAGTTGTCCTCCGGCAATGTGTCCGTGAGAAAACGGGGCGAAGGCGATCTCGGTTCCCGAAGCCTGGCGGAGTTGATTGGACAGATGACCGAAGAAATCCGCGATAAACAATAA
- a CDS encoding potassium channel family protein has product MKAQQFVIIGLGRFGASLALELMAMGYEVLGIDHNEERVEEMTDKLTHAVMADATDEGVMRSLGVRNLDCGIVAIGDNMERSILTAILLKELGVKMVVAKAISILHGRALEKLGVDRVIFPERDMGVRVAHQLVTPHLLDYIELSKEYKIVELTVPSCMDGKSLAEINTRAKYGCSIIALNRGGGVIVAPTSHDHVNEGDIMVVIGSNESIDQFEEEAVNREEAEA; this is encoded by the coding sequence ATGAAAGCACAGCAATTTGTAATCATCGGCCTTGGCCGCTTTGGAGCCAGTCTGGCGCTTGAACTGATGGCAATGGGGTATGAGGTGCTCGGTATCGACCACAACGAGGAACGGGTGGAGGAGATGACCGACAAGCTGACGCATGCAGTCATGGCGGACGCTACGGACGAGGGTGTGATGCGGTCGCTGGGCGTTCGGAACCTGGACTGCGGCATCGTGGCAATTGGAGACAATATGGAGCGCAGCATCCTTACCGCCATCCTCCTGAAAGAATTGGGTGTCAAAATGGTGGTAGCAAAGGCGATCTCCATCCTGCACGGACGCGCTTTGGAGAAGCTGGGAGTGGACCGGGTCATTTTTCCGGAGCGGGATATGGGGGTCCGTGTAGCGCATCAGTTGGTGACTCCGCATCTGCTCGATTACATCGAGCTGTCCAAGGAATACAAAATCGTCGAGCTGACCGTTCCATCCTGCATGGACGGCAAAAGTCTCGCCGAGATCAATACCCGCGCCAAGTATGGCTGCAGCATCATTGCGCTTAACCGAGGGGGCGGGGTTATCGTCGCTCCGACCTCTCATGACCATGTCAATGAGGGAGATATCATGGTTGTGATCGGCTCCAACGAGAGCATCGACCAATTTGAGGAGGAAGCGGTGAACCGCGAGGAAGCCGAGGCCTGA
- a CDS encoding TrkH family potassium uptake protein, translating into MASQTSKVSEYRWLKLSPPQILVIGFAVIILIGALLLMLPVSLAPGNTIAFLDAVFTSTSATCVTGLVVHDTGTFFSAFGQVVLMLLIQVGGLGFMSMATLFALVFRRRISLRERLVLQEAMNQSTMEGIVRLIRSVLIYSLVIEACGALLLTVRWAFDMPLGRAAFFGVFHAVSMFNNAGFDLFGGYRSLTGYADDPVVNIVVMFLIVSGGIGFIVMSDIMDYPRKRKLSLHSKVVLSMTAALIVTGAVVLFIFEFTNPRTLGSLGWGGKIWGALFQSVTPRTAGANTLDMPGLRQASQFFIVILMFIGASPGSTGGGIKTTTFTIMIGAVIAMLRGRNDIVLFRYRLAQERVFKALTITLLALLLIVAVSMVLSTTEEEPFLNLLFETTSAFATVGLSLGVTPDLSVVGKILICLTMFAGRLGVLTLAYALGPKKGKELYRYPEGKMIIG; encoded by the coding sequence ATGGCTTCACAAACATCAAAGGTTTCCGAGTATCGCTGGCTGAAGCTGTCTCCGCCCCAAATACTGGTGATCGGCTTTGCCGTCATCATATTGATCGGCGCCCTTCTGCTCATGCTGCCGGTCTCGCTGGCCCCGGGGAACACAATCGCGTTTCTGGATGCGGTATTTACGTCCACATCGGCTACCTGCGTTACCGGATTGGTCGTGCATGATACGGGGACGTTCTTCTCGGCCTTCGGACAAGTTGTCCTCATGCTGCTGATTCAGGTCGGCGGCCTAGGCTTCATGTCGATGGCGACCTTGTTCGCTCTGGTATTCCGCCGGCGCATCTCCCTGCGGGAGCGGCTGGTGCTGCAGGAAGCGATGAATCAGAGCACCATGGAAGGCATCGTCCGGCTGATCCGCAGCGTCCTGATCTATTCGCTGGTTATCGAAGCCTGCGGCGCGCTGCTCCTTACGGTCCGCTGGGCTTTTGATATGCCGCTTGGACGCGCCGCTTTCTTCGGGGTATTCCATGCCGTCTCGATGTTTAACAACGCGGGCTTCGATCTGTTCGGCGGGTATCGCAGTCTGACCGGCTACGCTGATGACCCGGTTGTGAACATAGTGGTCATGTTCCTGATCGTCTCCGGCGGCATCGGCTTTATCGTTATGTCGGACATTATGGACTACCCGCGTAAACGCAAGCTCTCGCTGCACAGCAAGGTTGTACTGTCCATGACCGCCGCGCTGATCGTGACGGGCGCCGTTGTTCTTTTTATATTCGAGTTTACGAATCCGCGTACCTTGGGCTCGCTCGGCTGGGGCGGAAAAATATGGGGAGCCCTCTTCCAATCCGTCACCCCGCGAACGGCCGGCGCCAACACGCTGGATATGCCGGGTCTTAGGCAGGCCTCGCAGTTTTTTATTGTTATTCTGATGTTCATCGGAGCTTCTCCCGGCTCAACAGGGGGCGGTATCAAGACGACTACGTTTACAATTATGATCGGCGCGGTGATTGCAATGCTGCGCGGCAGAAATGATATCGTGCTGTTCCGCTACCGTCTTGCCCAGGAACGGGTGTTCAAGGCGCTGACGATTACCCTGCTGGCCCTGCTGCTGATCGTCGCTGTCTCGATGGTGCTGTCGACTACGGAGGAGGAGCCCTTTTTGAATCTGCTGTTCGAGACGACATCGGCCTTTGCTACGGTGGGGCTCAGTCTGGGGGTTACGCCGGATCTGTCCGTGGTAGGCAAAATCCTTATCTGTCTCACTATGTTCGCCGGCAGGCTTGGCGTATTGACGCTGGCCTATGCGCTGGGACCGAAAAAGGGCAAGGAATTGTATCGTTACCCGGAAGGCAAAATGATTATCGGATAA
- a CDS encoding type II CAAX endopeptidase family protein produces MNPVGQPLHQRPISKRLVLAGLAGLILFVMFQIVPSLIQEGYGNEPAISKLEAREKAVRFAAEQLGYIPEPGDHWIVTYTSDSSFYGYMSRKSLLEDYSKRKLDRRYPYDTFHASLDSQEDKWANLAVDLNMYTGETAGFTRVPAGAGKQANETEAVLTGKDESEDIVSDASLTPQEKERLAEPWLKKWGADPSRLERNFPSTGSYGLIYTDSSVKVGETPLRYAFKFTAEEVSYFKPGFSAPEWHTDYVESQVKSATRFTLFGYGLPTFALGVLALIYSILRRKHTSFARGVFLSIAHFVIMMISTYNMLPETTGTATVDRITTIVMFIIYTLYSLLMSALLYFSLVGGNGLWRKEERLNPWPRAKEPGYGRYLMDSVYAGYIWAFVLLGVQTLMFIILQYTLHNWSTTDDSQSPYNMRYAWLLPIVAWLAGLSEEAVYRLFGIRMLKKIVRSTLLASLITTLIWAFGHTLYPIYPISSRPIELTVIGLLFSYIFLRYGFIAVMFSHVVFDSVLMGITLIFMREPVNVIAGVITIVAPLLVGYIVYLFNPPGKERGPQSPDPGPEPGPVPEHTI; encoded by the coding sequence ATGAATCCCGTCGGCCAACCCTTGCATCAACGGCCCATCTCCAAAAGACTTGTTCTCGCAGGCCTCGCCGGTCTGATCTTGTTTGTTATGTTCCAGATCGTCCCCTCACTTATTCAGGAAGGCTACGGCAATGAGCCGGCGATCAGCAAATTGGAGGCCCGCGAGAAGGCGGTCCGCTTTGCAGCAGAACAGCTTGGATACATACCGGAACCCGGCGATCATTGGATCGTCACTTATACGTCGGATTCCTCTTTTTACGGCTACATGTCCCGGAAAAGCCTGCTGGAGGATTACAGCAAAAGAAAACTGGACCGCCGCTATCCATACGACACCTTCCATGCTTCCCTAGATTCCCAGGAGGATAAATGGGCAAATCTGGCGGTCGATCTGAATATGTATACCGGCGAGACGGCCGGCTTCACCCGGGTCCCAGCTGGAGCCGGAAAGCAAGCGAACGAGACGGAAGCTGTCCTCACCGGCAAGGATGAGAGTGAAGACATCGTCAGCGACGCTTCGCTAACCCCGCAGGAGAAGGAACGGCTGGCTGAACCGTGGTTGAAGAAGTGGGGAGCCGACCCTTCGCGGCTGGAACGGAATTTTCCTTCTACCGGCAGCTACGGCCTGATCTATACCGACAGCTCGGTCAAAGTCGGGGAAACTCCGCTGCGCTATGCTTTCAAGTTTACCGCAGAGGAAGTATCGTACTTCAAGCCCGGATTTTCCGCGCCGGAGTGGCATACCGACTATGTAGAATCGCAAGTGAAGAGCGCCACCCGCTTTACACTGTTCGGTTACGGGCTTCCTACTTTCGCGCTTGGCGTTCTGGCGTTAATCTACAGTATTCTCCGCCGGAAACACACTTCTTTTGCGCGCGGCGTCTTTTTAAGTATCGCCCATTTTGTCATTATGATGATCAGCACTTACAATATGCTGCCCGAAACGACCGGCACAGCCACGGTTGACCGGATCACGACCATCGTCATGTTCATCATTTATACGCTGTACAGTCTGCTGATGTCCGCGCTGCTCTACTTCTCGCTGGTCGGCGGAAACGGCCTGTGGCGGAAGGAGGAGAGGCTCAATCCATGGCCCCGTGCCAAAGAGCCGGGCTATGGAAGATACCTCATGGATAGCGTCTATGCCGGATATATTTGGGCGTTCGTGCTGCTCGGCGTGCAGACGCTGATGTTCATTATTTTGCAGTACACGCTGCATAACTGGTCGACGACGGATGATTCCCAGTCCCCCTACAATATGCGTTATGCCTGGCTGCTGCCGATCGTGGCGTGGCTGGCCGGACTTTCCGAGGAAGCGGTGTATCGCCTGTTCGGCATCCGGATGCTGAAAAAAATCGTGCGCAGCACCCTGCTCGCCAGCCTGATTACGACCCTTATCTGGGCGTTCGGACATACCCTCTATCCGATCTATCCGATCAGCTCCCGCCCAATCGAACTGACGGTGATCGGCCTGCTGTTCAGTTATATTTTTCTGCGGTACGGCTTTATTGCCGTCATGTTCAGCCATGTCGTGTTCGACAGCGTTCTGATGGGCATCACCCTGATCTTCATGCGGGAGCCGGTGAATGTGATCGCCGGTGTCATTACGATTGTTGCACCGCTTCTCGTCGGCTACATTGTGTATCTGTTCAATCCGCCGGGCAAAGAGCGGGGGCCGCAGTCCCCGGACCCTGGTCCGGAGCCTGGTCCGGTACCGGAGCATACGATTTAA